From Coturnix japonica isolate 7356 chromosome 1, Coturnix japonica 2.1, whole genome shotgun sequence, the proteins below share one genomic window:
- the SLN gene encoding sarcolipin, translating to MERSTQELFLNFMIVLITVLLMWLLVKSYQE from the coding sequence ATGGAGCGATCCACACAAGAACTTTTCCTCAACTTCATGATTGTCCTcatcactgtgctgctcatGTGGCTCCTGGTGAAGTCCTATCAGGAGTAA